One Mycobacteroides salmoniphilum DNA segment encodes these proteins:
- a CDS encoding DoxX family protein, translating into MAILEVGLLVTTVLCIIANGLEVAAKVVKAQFVVQNCGEVGLAPRWLPYLAVIEGAGVVGLVIGLAGVRPIGLAAAIGLVAFFIGAVVAHVRSNVLHNIAFPGVFLALAAGSVAYFVLPTG; encoded by the coding sequence ATGGCAATACTCGAGGTTGGACTGTTGGTCACGACGGTTCTGTGCATCATCGCCAATGGACTCGAGGTGGCGGCCAAGGTGGTCAAGGCACAGTTTGTGGTGCAGAACTGCGGTGAGGTCGGATTGGCACCGCGATGGCTTCCCTACCTCGCGGTAATCGAAGGCGCTGGGGTGGTGGGTCTTGTCATCGGTCTTGCCGGGGTGCGTCCGATCGGCCTCGCAGCGGCAATTGGCTTGGTGGCCTTCTTCATTGGCGCGGTGGTCGCGCATGTCCGTAGCAATGTGCTGCACAACATCGCGTTTCCGGGCGTGTTCCTGGCGCTCGCGGCGGGATCCGTGGCCTACTTCGTGCTGCCGACTGGTTAG
- a CDS encoding bile acid:sodium symporter family protein, whose amino-acid sequence MTWLAKLRIDGFLLGLFAAMGIGLLLPARGGAADVLEWATKIAIAVLFFLYGTRLEPREALEGLKHWKLHTTVLAATYVLFPLLGLAMRLLVPSVLTNDLYTGVLYLCLLPSTVQSSIAFTSIARGNVGAAVVSASLSNMLGVFMTPVLVMLLMQTTGEATVSPTAILEIVVQLLLPFVAGQLLRPKLYRILSHATLTKVVDRGSVYLVVYAAFSAGMVEHVWQGLQISRLLAVVAVSVVLLAVVLGVTAGLARLLRFNRADRIVVVFCGSKKSLATGLPMATVLFAGHPVGLIVLPLMIFHQIQLITCAALAGRWGRAESSDAETVGGETVSAA is encoded by the coding sequence GTGACGTGGCTGGCCAAACTCCGCATCGACGGCTTCTTGCTGGGACTATTCGCTGCCATGGGGATTGGGCTGCTGCTCCCCGCGCGTGGCGGTGCCGCCGATGTACTCGAGTGGGCGACCAAGATCGCCATCGCGGTGCTGTTCTTCCTCTACGGAACGCGACTGGAACCGCGCGAGGCACTCGAGGGTCTGAAGCACTGGAAACTGCACACCACGGTGCTGGCCGCGACCTACGTGCTGTTCCCACTGCTGGGGCTGGCGATGCGGCTCCTGGTGCCGTCGGTGCTGACCAACGACCTCTATACAGGCGTGCTGTACCTGTGCTTGCTGCCGTCGACGGTGCAGTCTTCGATCGCCTTCACGTCGATCGCCCGCGGCAATGTCGGTGCTGCGGTGGTGAGCGCGTCGCTGTCGAATATGTTGGGCGTCTTCATGACTCCCGTCTTGGTGATGCTGCTCATGCAGACCACCGGCGAGGCGACGGTCTCGCCCACCGCGATCCTGGAGATCGTGGTGCAGCTTCTGCTGCCCTTTGTCGCCGGCCAGCTGTTGCGGCCCAAGCTGTATCGCATTCTTTCCCACGCCACGCTCACCAAGGTCGTTGACCGTGGCTCGGTCTACTTAGTGGTCTATGCGGCGTTCAGCGCCGGAATGGTCGAACACGTCTGGCAGGGTCTGCAGATCTCCCGGCTGTTGGCAGTCGTCGCGGTCAGCGTCGTGCTGCTGGCCGTGGTGTTGGGTGTTACCGCGGGGCTGGCGCGGCTATTGCGATTCAACCGGGCAGACCGAATCGTCGTCGTCTTCTGCGGATCCAAGAAGAGTTTGGCGACCGGATTGCCGATGGCCACGGTGCTGTTCGCGGGACACCCGGTGGGCCTGATTGTGCTGCCGCTGATGATTTTCCATCAGATTCAGCTGATCACCTGTGCGGCGCTGGCCGGGCGATGGGGGCGGGCCGAGAGTTCAGATGCGGAAACCGTTGGCGGCGAGACCGTTTCTGCTGCCTGA
- a CDS encoding winged helix-turn-helix transcriptional regulator, protein MTQPVGVGRLPVAPGKSGCPINLTMELLGDRWSLIVLRDIMFSGNTHFRELLTASEEGIASNTLASRLAKLVDAGLLTRDDDPTHLQKVEYHLTEAAIQLVPLMAHLGAWGARWLPASRELSVRAELLAAGGPPLWERFIDDLRTTHLHRQRQTVNGVLAELTAAYQRASGSQSS, encoded by the coding sequence ATGACGCAACCAGTCGGCGTGGGCCGGCTGCCCGTGGCACCGGGCAAATCGGGCTGTCCGATCAATCTGACCATGGAGCTGTTGGGGGACAGATGGAGCCTGATTGTCTTGCGCGACATAATGTTTAGTGGGAATACCCATTTCCGCGAGCTACTGACCGCCTCGGAAGAAGGCATCGCCTCGAACACCCTCGCCAGTCGGCTGGCCAAGCTGGTCGACGCCGGACTACTCACACGTGACGATGACCCCACGCACCTTCAGAAGGTGGAGTACCACCTCACCGAGGCCGCAATTCAGCTTGTCCCATTGATGGCCCACCTCGGCGCCTGGGGCGCGCGGTGGTTGCCCGCCTCACGAGAGCTTTCCGTGCGTGCCGAGCTACTGGCAGCGGGCGGGCCGCCTCTATGGGAGCGGTTCATCGATGACCTACGCACCACGCATCTACATAGGCAGCGCCAAACCGTCAACGGCGTTCTCGCCGAGCTGACGGCCGCCTATCAGAGGGCCAGCGGCTCGCAATCGAGCTAA
- a CDS encoding potassium transporter Kup codes for MQHDSATASPPSSATASNTVRLAVIVGALGVVFGDIGTSPIYTIQTVFNPADPHPVPVSTDNVYGIVSLIFWSVMAIVTFTYVTLVMRADNDGEGGIMALITLLTRWGGKQGRRGALVLAGAGLFGAALFFGDSMITPAISVLSAVEGVKVVQPDLEAWIVPITAVIIVALFAVQRHGTALIGRFFGPVMILWFLAIGTCGITGIAAHPEILRALSPTYAIGFMVGHFHIAFFALAAVVLSVTGAEALYADMGHFGRKAITYGWLGLALPALTLSYFGQGALILGDQSAISAPFFLLTPEWARLPIVLLATAATVIASQSVITGAYSVASQAVQLGYLPRLRITHTSESTIGQIYVPWINWVLMVSVLTLVFAFQSSAALAYAFGMAVTGTITITTLLFFYVARIRWNTPLWLLLLGAGALLTIDLLFLAANMTKLVHGAWLPLLIALTAFTVMTTWERGRTIVTPAREQAEGPLRAFVDRLNAGATHVVRVPGTAVFLNRSKDTTPLAMRANVEHNHVLHEHVVILSIETSPVPRVEDAARTSIDNLGYAEDGIIHVTARFGYMETPNVPHALGLLDPAQTEGQAIPIDEATYFLSKLELGRGTEPTMARWRKQLFLATSHITADAAEYFGLPRDRTVIMGSRIDV; via the coding sequence GTGCAACACGACTCTGCGACCGCGTCTCCACCCAGCTCCGCCACTGCGTCGAACACCGTGCGCCTTGCGGTCATCGTCGGCGCGCTCGGGGTGGTGTTCGGCGATATCGGAACGAGCCCGATCTACACCATTCAGACGGTCTTCAACCCGGCTGATCCGCACCCCGTGCCGGTGAGTACCGACAATGTCTATGGCATTGTGTCGCTGATTTTTTGGTCGGTGATGGCAATCGTGACGTTCACGTACGTCACCCTGGTCATGCGCGCCGACAATGACGGCGAGGGCGGCATCATGGCGCTCATCACGCTGTTGACGCGCTGGGGCGGTAAGCAAGGACGTCGCGGTGCCTTAGTGCTGGCCGGCGCCGGACTCTTCGGCGCCGCTCTGTTTTTCGGAGACAGCATGATCACCCCTGCTATCTCCGTACTCTCGGCCGTCGAGGGCGTGAAGGTCGTCCAGCCGGATCTGGAGGCGTGGATCGTCCCCATCACCGCGGTGATCATCGTCGCCTTATTCGCCGTGCAACGCCATGGCACCGCCCTCATCGGGCGGTTCTTCGGGCCGGTCATGATTCTGTGGTTCCTGGCGATCGGCACCTGCGGAATCACCGGCATCGCCGCGCATCCGGAGATCCTCCGGGCACTCTCACCCACCTACGCAATCGGTTTCATGGTCGGGCATTTTCACATCGCCTTCTTCGCACTCGCGGCAGTGGTGCTCTCGGTGACGGGTGCCGAGGCGCTGTACGCCGATATGGGGCACTTCGGACGCAAGGCCATCACCTATGGGTGGCTCGGCCTGGCGCTGCCCGCACTGACCTTGAGCTACTTCGGTCAGGGCGCCCTGATCCTGGGCGATCAATCCGCCATCAGCGCACCGTTCTTCTTGTTGACGCCCGAGTGGGCCCGCTTGCCGATCGTGCTGCTCGCCACCGCGGCGACGGTGATCGCCTCGCAGTCGGTGATCACCGGTGCGTACTCGGTGGCATCGCAAGCAGTTCAGCTCGGTTACCTGCCGCGGTTGCGGATTACCCACACCTCGGAATCCACGATCGGCCAGATTTACGTGCCGTGGATCAATTGGGTGCTGATGGTCTCCGTACTGACGCTGGTGTTCGCGTTCCAATCCTCGGCCGCGCTGGCGTACGCCTTCGGCATGGCGGTGACCGGCACCATCACGATCACGACCCTGCTGTTCTTCTATGTCGCCCGCATCCGCTGGAATACCCCGCTCTGGCTGCTGCTGCTCGGCGCGGGCGCGCTGCTGACCATCGACCTGCTGTTCCTGGCGGCGAACATGACCAAGCTGGTTCATGGGGCCTGGCTGCCGCTCTTGATCGCGTTGACCGCGTTCACGGTGATGACGACATGGGAGCGTGGCCGCACCATCGTGACGCCCGCCCGTGAACAGGCCGAAGGCCCACTGCGCGCATTCGTCGACCGCCTCAACGCGGGCGCCACGCACGTGGTGCGGGTGCCCGGAACCGCGGTGTTCCTCAACCGGAGCAAGGACACCACGCCACTCGCGATGCGCGCCAACGTCGAACACAACCATGTGCTGCATGAGCACGTCGTCATTCTGTCGATCGAGACATCGCCGGTGCCCCGTGTGGAAGACGCCGCCCGGACGAGCATCGACAATCTCGGATACGCCGAAGACGGGATCATTCACGTCACGGCACGATTCGGATACATGGAGACCCCAAACGTCCCCCACGCACTGGGACTACTGGACCCCGCGCAGACCGAGGGACAAGCCATCCCGATCGACGAGGCCACGTACTTCCTCTCGAAACTGGAACTGGGCAGGGGCACGGAACCGACGATGGCTCGGTGGCGCAAGCAGCTGTTCCTCGCCACATCGCATATCACCGCCGACGCCGCCGAGTATTTCGGACTGCCCAGGGACCGCACGGTCATCATGGGCTCACGCATCGACGTATGA
- a CDS encoding dihydrofolate reductase family protein, whose product MTQLVRVQCFSVTADGYGAGEGQSKERPFGHADPSKLMAWAGATASWVNRTDAGGTRGLDDYFTRDWARNIGAEIMGRNKFGPVRGPWENENWQGWWGDEPPFRTPVFVLTHHDRPSFSLGDTTFHFLNATPQEALAHAFEAADGKDVRIGGGVATVRAFLGAGLIDTLHVAVAPVHIGRGERLWDSPDELTDRYHLEKVPAASGVVHHLFWRR is encoded by the coding sequence ATGACTCAGCTTGTCCGCGTCCAGTGCTTCAGTGTCACCGCCGACGGATACGGCGCGGGTGAGGGGCAATCCAAGGAACGGCCCTTCGGGCATGCCGATCCCTCCAAGCTCATGGCGTGGGCCGGTGCCACCGCCAGCTGGGTCAATCGCACCGATGCCGGCGGTACCCGTGGGCTCGATGACTATTTCACTCGGGACTGGGCGCGAAACATCGGGGCGGAGATTATGGGGCGCAACAAGTTCGGCCCGGTGCGCGGTCCCTGGGAGAACGAGAACTGGCAAGGATGGTGGGGCGACGAGCCGCCCTTCCGTACTCCGGTCTTCGTGCTCACGCACCACGACCGGCCTTCGTTCAGCCTGGGCGACACTACCTTTCATTTCCTCAATGCCACACCGCAGGAGGCATTGGCGCACGCGTTTGAGGCCGCCGATGGAAAAGACGTGCGAATTGGTGGGGGAGTGGCAACCGTACGCGCATTCCTGGGCGCCGGGCTCATCGACACCCTGCACGTCGCGGTCGCACCGGTGCATATCGGACGCGGTGAGCGGCTGTGGGACAGCCCCGATGAGCTCACCGACCGCTATCACCTGGAGAAGGTTCCGGCGGCTAGTGGTGTTGTGCACCATCTCTTTTGGCGCCGTTGA
- a CDS encoding Dps family protein produces the protein MSTTARTPESDVSNFQASPELTGHLQQVLVDLIELHLQGKQAHWNVVGSNFRDMHLQLDELVDFARQSSDTVAERMRALDALPDGRSDTVAASTTLPEFPPYERSTGDVVDLITTRIYATVKTVRAVHDPVDDEDPTTADILHQLIDGLEKLAWLIKSENRKV, from the coding sequence ATGAGTACTACAGCCCGCACCCCCGAATCCGATGTCTCCAACTTCCAAGCATCGCCCGAACTGACCGGCCACCTGCAACAAGTCCTGGTCGATCTAATCGAGCTTCACCTGCAGGGCAAGCAGGCGCACTGGAACGTCGTGGGAAGTAACTTCCGCGATATGCACCTGCAGCTCGACGAGCTGGTGGACTTCGCCCGCCAGTCCAGCGACACCGTCGCCGAGCGGATGCGTGCACTCGACGCACTGCCCGATGGCCGTTCGGACACGGTTGCGGCCAGCACGACGCTGCCGGAGTTCCCGCCCTACGAGCGCAGCACCGGCGACGTCGTCGATCTGATCACCACCCGCATCTACGCCACGGTGAAGACAGTGCGCGCGGTACATGATCCGGTGGACGACGAAGACCCGACCACCGCCGACATCCTGCACCAGCTCATCGACGGCCTGGAGAAGCTGGCCTGGCTGATCAAGTCCGAGAACCGGAAGGTGTAG
- a CDS encoding HpcH/HpaI aldolase/citrate lyase family protein gives MNSKVSRSWLLVNPSRKPDLNTAVTSTNADEVILDLEDAVAPNEKQPARERVMEYLNSGGQAWVRVNDASSEFWSADCRTLADARGLKGVVLAKTEGGNHMWDTANRLGGETPVIALIETARGLSRVHDIAAARPCFRIAFGVNDYTLDIGVDQDPLALAYSRSQLVVASRAAHIPGPIDGPTRDPAELAEGVALTRQMGMTGKLALHSADAETINKGLSPSDEDVSWARDFVEQFNSHGGKPQDGSDLPRLNRARIILERARMLGLITP, from the coding sequence GTGAACTCGAAGGTCTCGCGCTCGTGGCTTTTAGTGAACCCCTCGCGGAAGCCTGACCTCAACACCGCCGTCACGTCCACGAATGCCGACGAGGTGATCCTGGATCTGGAAGACGCCGTCGCACCGAATGAGAAGCAGCCGGCTCGCGAACGCGTCATGGAATACCTCAACTCCGGCGGGCAGGCTTGGGTGCGCGTCAACGACGCGTCCAGCGAGTTCTGGTCGGCCGACTGCCGGACTCTCGCCGACGCCCGTGGGCTCAAGGGCGTGGTACTCGCCAAGACCGAGGGCGGAAACCACATGTGGGACACAGCAAATCGCCTCGGCGGCGAAACTCCCGTAATCGCGCTGATCGAGACCGCACGCGGTCTTTCCCGTGTACATGACATCGCGGCGGCCCGCCCCTGCTTTCGCATCGCCTTCGGCGTCAACGACTACACGCTCGATATCGGGGTCGATCAAGACCCGTTAGCCCTGGCGTACAGCCGATCTCAGCTTGTGGTCGCCTCGCGCGCCGCACACATTCCGGGGCCAATCGACGGACCGACCCGTGACCCGGCCGAGTTGGCCGAGGGTGTCGCACTGACTCGTCAGATGGGTATGACGGGAAAATTGGCGCTCCACTCGGCCGACGCCGAGACCATCAACAAGGGGCTTAGCCCGTCCGACGAGGATGTGTCGTGGGCACGGGACTTCGTCGAACAGTTCAACAGTCACGGGGGAAAGCCCCAAGACGGAAGCGATCTGCCCCGACTGAACCGCGCCCGAATCATCCTGGAGCGCGCCCGGATGCTGGGCCTGATCACGCCCTAG
- a CDS encoding LysR substrate-binding domain-containing protein, which translates to MDVLDPELLRTFLTVERAGGFTAAGRILGLRQSTVSGHIARLEQSTGRELFRRDTRNLALTADGAAMVGFARSILDAHTQADRYFASSELTGLIRLGASDDLVARELPDVLVEFQDSHPGVDLELVVGLSEYLKTRMTAGELDLMVAKRLPGEKHGELLWRDRLVWAGRPNTQDVRDPVPIVTYPPPSLTRHAALRALEREGRTWRISCVSDSQLGLRAAALAGMGVIAHAESLLPEGLTRVSDDSLPDLGELEFVLLRRRSVLSEPEQALCDAIIASTHRLHR; encoded by the coding sequence ATGGACGTGTTGGACCCAGAGCTGTTGCGAACTTTTCTGACAGTTGAACGCGCAGGTGGTTTTACCGCTGCGGGTCGCATTCTCGGGCTACGCCAGTCCACGGTGAGCGGACATATCGCGCGGTTGGAACAGTCCACCGGCCGAGAGCTGTTCCGACGCGATACCCGCAATCTGGCGCTGACCGCTGACGGCGCCGCGATGGTCGGGTTCGCCCGCTCGATCCTGGACGCCCACACCCAGGCCGACCGCTACTTCGCGAGTTCGGAACTGACCGGACTCATCCGGCTCGGCGCCTCCGATGACCTGGTGGCGCGCGAGCTGCCCGATGTCCTTGTCGAGTTCCAGGACTCGCATCCGGGCGTGGATCTGGAACTCGTCGTCGGACTGAGTGAATACCTCAAAACACGCATGACCGCAGGCGAGCTCGACCTCATGGTGGCCAAGCGCCTGCCGGGTGAGAAGCATGGCGAGTTGTTGTGGCGCGACAGGCTGGTGTGGGCGGGGCGGCCCAACACACAGGACGTGCGCGACCCGGTGCCCATCGTCACCTATCCCCCGCCGAGCCTGACTCGGCACGCCGCGCTGCGAGCACTCGAGCGGGAGGGCCGGACGTGGCGCATCTCATGCGTCAGCGACAGCCAACTGGGCCTGCGGGCGGCAGCCCTCGCGGGTATGGGTGTCATCGCGCATGCGGAATCGCTTTTACCCGAAGGCCTTACCAGGGTCAGCGATGACAGCCTGCCCGACCTGGGCGAGCTGGAGTTCGTGCTGCTACGGCGCCGCAGCGTGCTGTCCGAACCCGAGCAGGCACTCTGCGATGCGATCATCGCCAGTACACACCGACTGCACCGATGA
- a CDS encoding DsbA family protein yields the protein MHAVKRFATIIGLLIAVLVWGPNPGLAHAADASPAGDVLSLGDPAAPGQIDLYLDPLCPYSGKMVQSQGDEIGRRLESGKLHINLRFVDFLDKYSASGSYDSRAIYAAFVVADQSRSSDTTWRFIQRFYAKDQQPEEEGDTDLSNDQLAELANHVNAPQSAQDLIRVGLPVPFDARVIAANNLPLLRAFPKSGVPMVVIDNQPVDGESNWLSRIPR from the coding sequence ATGCATGCTGTGAAACGCTTCGCGACGATCATCGGTCTACTCATCGCGGTTCTGGTCTGGGGCCCCAACCCCGGACTGGCGCACGCGGCCGATGCCTCACCCGCCGGAGACGTCCTCTCCCTCGGCGATCCGGCGGCTCCCGGGCAGATCGATCTGTACTTGGATCCGCTGTGCCCCTACAGCGGAAAGATGGTTCAAAGCCAGGGCGACGAGATCGGGCGGCGCCTCGAATCCGGGAAGCTGCACATCAACCTCAGGTTCGTGGACTTCCTCGACAAATACTCGGCCAGCGGCAGCTACGACAGTCGCGCGATCTATGCGGCGTTCGTCGTGGCCGACCAGTCACGGTCAAGTGATACGACCTGGCGCTTCATCCAGCGGTTCTACGCGAAGGATCAGCAGCCCGAGGAAGAAGGGGACACGGACCTGAGCAACGACCAGCTGGCGGAGCTAGCCAACCACGTCAATGCTCCTCAAAGTGCGCAGGACCTCATCAGGGTGGGCCTGCCGGTTCCCTTTGACGCCCGCGTCATCGCGGCGAACAATCTTCCGCTACTGCGGGCCTTCCCCAAGTCCGGTGTACCCATGGTCGTGATCGACAACCAACCCGTCGACGGGGAATCCAACTGGCTGAGCCGAATCCCGCGGTAA
- a CDS encoding sigma-70 family RNA polymerase sigma factor, with amino-acid sequence MDLIENFAAARPRLLSVAHRILGSHHDAEDAVQAAWIRAQSADLNQVDNLDGWLTTVAARLCLDRLRARERRGEIPLTAAHIPGSQLAADEDLLRREQVSRAMLVLLDELSPKQRVAYVLHDLFAVPFEDVAAVLDTTVVSAKKLASRARLRLSGADPASARDVENQLEIVDAFLSAARGGDIERLITLMAPDVIRTVDRALIPRGAATLVRGARAVAEETRTFIDRIAVAASLLVDGQPGAVIAPGGHPFSIIRMDIRDGLVTRIDIALYTSSGAELSMPTVNGAKRDGAQHH; translated from the coding sequence GTGGATCTCATCGAAAACTTCGCGGCAGCGCGGCCGCGGCTGCTGTCCGTGGCCCACCGAATCCTGGGCTCACACCACGACGCGGAGGACGCGGTGCAGGCCGCCTGGATTCGGGCGCAGTCCGCCGACCTGAATCAGGTGGACAATCTCGACGGGTGGCTTACCACCGTCGCTGCCCGGCTCTGCCTCGATCGGCTCAGGGCACGCGAACGCCGCGGCGAGATTCCCCTGACTGCCGCACACATCCCGGGCAGTCAGCTCGCCGCCGACGAGGATCTCTTACGGCGCGAGCAGGTTTCACGCGCGATGCTCGTGCTGCTCGACGAACTGTCACCCAAGCAGCGAGTGGCCTACGTCCTGCACGACCTGTTTGCCGTGCCGTTCGAAGACGTCGCCGCGGTACTCGATACGACCGTCGTTTCCGCTAAGAAGCTCGCCAGCAGGGCGCGATTGCGGCTCAGCGGCGCAGACCCCGCGAGTGCCCGCGATGTCGAGAACCAACTGGAGATCGTCGACGCCTTCCTGTCGGCGGCCCGCGGCGGCGATATCGAGCGACTGATCACGCTGATGGCACCGGATGTGATCCGGACGGTCGACCGCGCCCTCATCCCCCGTGGTGCGGCGACGCTCGTGCGCGGCGCCCGAGCTGTCGCCGAGGAGACCCGCACGTTCATCGACCGCATCGCCGTGGCAGCATCGCTTCTCGTCGACGGGCAGCCGGGCGCGGTCATCGCCCCCGGCGGCCATCCCTTCTCCATCATCCGGATGGACATCCGCGACGGATTGGTCACCCGTATAGACATCGCTCTATACACGAGCAGCGGTGCCGAACTGTCGATGCCGACTGTCAACGGCGCCAAAAGAGATGGTGCACAACACCACTAG